One Brassica napus cultivar Da-Ae chromosome A5, Da-Ae, whole genome shotgun sequence DNA window includes the following coding sequences:
- the LOC106453767 gene encoding uncharacterized protein LOC106453767 has translation MEIDAALACDDDIQHSPPQLPYQTLPLQGPNNHAHQVLPLHPFNNVTATQPPGFASQPLNPISPDHSSDIFRGASLDIERGRGLPRLPNAWGETSDDDDDFWDGMHDDPIPPPPQPRPTQGLLSLSQPAKPCQMTARATVTLLSDGDSSGSQTGSSDGLIADITHIRTPPLLGIPVHSHHRPVGGGTFEQGSKQPIDDIVYVGMIFKSREEFKHHMAKYAIKNKFRFRNSRSSPDGMVLRCFSSTCNWRVYAKRMKNVTSYEIRRVDLQHTCSVDSRAGYQSQATHSVIWEMMKARFGGSGAGPRPGEIRQVMQGDHNVRISYWKAWRSRQIALDFAKGSSGASFNLIPDYLKQLVQANPGTKTALHTEFEDGVGQRFKYLFISIGACIEGYRYLRKVVIVDGSHLRGKYAGCLLSACAQDGNYQVYPLAIAIVDGENDKACEWFLENLLEVVPQSEDLVFVSDRHSSIYYAIAKVYPLARHCACVLHLQRNIKTHFKNKHLGYMVGKAARAYKVSEFYRIFNEIKKINPSCADYLIGIGFEHWSRSHFKGQRYNIMTSNVAESWNAVLREAREFPIKPLVEFIRDKLMQWFATRRATTCISSDTLTPRVAEIVAANFDLGGGYGVTNVNRSEYQVSDKEGIVFHVNLVKKTCSCNEFQTLLIPCSHVIAAAVFGKVRVESLVSHFYTLENLLVAYDMDILPVTDSAPTPVPLEIHTDDVVTDVNVELIPPTTRRPPGRPRKSRILSRGEIRMKPQRKKHICSRCKASGHNKATCKMPI, from the exons ATGGAGATAGACGCCGCACTCGCGTGTGATGACGATATTCAACATTCTCCTCCCCAACTACCGTACCAAACGTTACCACTTCAGGGCCCCAACAATCATGCGCATCAAGTATTGCCACTTCATCCATTCAACAACG TGACCGCAACTCAACCTCCGGGTTTTGCTTCTCAGCCATTAAACCCAATCTCTCCAGACCATTCCTCTGATATATTTAGAGGTGCCAGTCTAGACATCGAGAGAGGAAGGGGTCTCCCACGTCTACCAAATGCGTGGGGTGAAACGAGTGATGACGACGACGACTTCTGGGATGGTATGCATGATGACCCAATTCCTCCTCCCCCCCAGCCGAGACCAACACAAGGTCTTTTATCACTATCCCAGCCCGCAAAGCCATGTCAGATGACAGCTAGAGCAACTGTTACGCTTCTTAGCGATGGAGACAGCTCTGGTTCACAAACTGGCTCATCTGATGGACTCATTGCTGATATCACTCATATCAGGACGCCCCCGCTGTTAGGGATTCCGGTTCACTCACATCATCGACCTGTTGGTGGAGGAACATTTGAACAAG GATCAAAGCAACCAATAGACGACATTGTATACGTCGGCATGATTTTCAAAAGCAGGGAAGAGTTCAAACACCACATGGCTAAATATGCGATCAAAAATAAATTCCGGTTTCGTAACTCAAGGTCTTCTCCAGATGGGATGGTATTACGATGCTTTAGTAGCACTTGTAACTGGCGTGTATACGCCAAAAGGATGAAAAACGTAACTTCCTACGAAATTCGAAGAGTTGACTTGCAACACACGTGTTCTGTTGATTCACGTGCTG GGTATCAAAGCCAAGCTACACATTCGGTCATTTGGGAGATGATGAAAGCCAGGTTTGGCGGTAGTGGCGCTGGACCTCGTCCTGGAGAAATAAGACAGGTCATGCAAGGTGACCACAATGTCCGTATTTCATATTGGAAAGCTTGGAGATCTAGACAAATTGCTCTGGACTTTGCTAAAGGATCTTCTGGCGCTTCTTTCAACCTGATTCCAGACTACCTGAAGCAGTTGGTTCAAGCAAATCCAGGGACGAAGACAGCTTTACATACGGAATTTGAGGATGGAGTTGGCCAAAGATTCAAGTACTTGTTCATTTCGATTGGAGCATGCATTGAAGGGTATAGGTATCTAAGGAAAGTTGTAATCGTTGACGGATCACATCTCCGGGGAAAATACGCTGGATGCCTTTTGTCCGCTTGCGCTCAAGATGGAAACTACCAAGTTTATCCATTAGCTATTGCGATAGTCGATGGCGAGAACGACAAGGCATGCGAGTGGTTCCTTGAAAACTTATTGGAGGTCGTACCACAGTCTGAGGATTTGGTATTTGTCTCGGATCGCCACTCTTCGATTTATTACGCAATAGCGAAG GTCTATCCGCTTGCTAGGCATTGCGCCTGTGTGTTGCATCtgcaaagaaacataaagactCATTTCAAGAACAAGCATCTAGGTTACATGGTTGGAAAAGCGGCTAGGGCTTACAAGGTTTCAGAATTTTACCGCATATTCAACGAGATCAAGAAGATAAATCCTTCCTGCGCAGACTACCTAATCGGCATTGGATTTGAGCACTGGTCGCGTTCCCACTTCAAAGGTCAGAGATACAACATCATGACCAGCAATGTTGCTGAATCATGGAACGCTGTCCTTCGCGAAGCTCGCGAGTTCCCTATCAAACCACTCGTTGAATTTATCAGAGACAAGCTAATGCAGTGGTTCGCTACTAGAAGAGCTACAACCTGCATTTCATCCGACACCCTTACTCCGCGAGTTGCAGAGATAGTAGCTGCTAATTTCGACCTCGGGGGTGGATATGGCGTGACAAATGTGAACCGGTCTGAGTATCAAGTGAGTGACAAGGAAGGAATTGTCTTCCATGTCAACCTAGTTAAAAAGACATGTAGCTGCAACGAGTTCCAGACTCTACTGATTCCTTGTTCCCATGTGATTGCTGCAGCTGTTTTTGGTAAAGTTAGAGTTGAAAGCCTTGTCTCTCATTTTTACACTCTAGAGAATCTACTGGTTGCTTATGATATGGACATACTACCGGTTACAGACTCAGCTCCCACTCCAGTGCCTCTTGAGATCCATACTGATGATGTTGTTACTGATGTTAATGTCGAGTTAATTCCGCCAACTACTAGACGTCCTCCTGGTCGTCCAAGGAAATCCAGAATCCTCTCTCGTGGAGAAATCAGG ATGAAGCCACAGAGGAAGAAACACATATGCAGCCGCTGTAAGGCAAGTGGTCACAACAAGGCTACTTGCAAGATGCCAATATAA
- the LOC106453769 gene encoding uncharacterized protein LOC106453769 encodes MSRQLKVKKKHEVWFRFAGQPIRFSLREFAIVTGLPCGTFPPKSKMKIKETITEKPYWPSLFGKVEVVTVASVIKMLRRRTVRDRETRIKFACLAILSSVLLPTSLNMKISREHAEAIEDLDDFYSFPWGRLAYKMLMNSIKERDEISLSQNTIAVKGFALALQLVLVEAVPSLTEVVQETCSFSESESADDVEEGSERSSKKQTLSPAHARNLNKKTEVYVKSIIDEDPSRPLDESTLGWSDDVEDVGVDNLVKLINEGYKFSASMFKGGATKADVERMREDAKVRGKEKKSRKAPVKPTGVDGGNCEVAAVLMDMIKPDLDRIDGNVSSTMRAVDDMITKIGVWHGAIKTEVGEWMGKIKEDIQGQISLALKEAVGPSTHPPGVPIVTPTAPINPVGGGSVEEAFYRDTIRNIMGSIEQYRTPPRQNIQVQEVGVVDGRQDVGAEASVPIVPDNDGTALLASSHTHMRKDGVDEIKVTDNATKEQAPATPSFSLGLTQQERSPCNEQFGTVRLAADLNVAHDEGKEDVEANNVCRKSKRQKIFPTNLMADYECGHNIVGPGRQAPVLLFVSSNSEDTLTKYQQLGEKLLTSLNYSKFAKCKNKEGHVFPKGTLDFLYNIKDSICMIRRFYLPFNFDKKHWVGVCIDCEKWKIYVLDCNTSIKSDKDIVKDLTPIAEAFPYLLKQACGSAYEENLDPMVIERVKGVGQNKEESVSGITAMVLMWNHSIGGLEGCRSVNADHVILEAKGAAVMAYELHEELK; translated from the exons ATGTCAAGGCAGCTGAAGGTAAAGAAAAAGCACGAGGTGTGGTTTAGGTTTGCCGGACAGCCGATTAGATTCTCGCTGCGAGAGTTTGCAATAGTAACTGGGCTTCCATGTGGTACATTTCCACCTAAATCGAAGATGAAGATTAAGGAGACTATTACTGAGAAGCCATACTGGCCTTCGTTGTTTGGGAAAGTGGAGGTTGTGACTGTAGCTTCTGTAATCAAGATGCTCCGCCGGAGAACAGTAAGGGATAGAGAAACCCGGATTAAGTTTGCATGTCTGGCTATTCTCTCTTCTGTCCTGCTGCCTACAAGCCTGAATATGAAGATCTCCAGAGAGCATGCTGAGGCCATTGAGGATCTGGATGACTTCTATTCATTCCCGTGGGGGAGATTGGCGTACAAGATGCTGATGAATAGTATAAAAGAAAGAGATGAGATCTCACTGTCGCAAAATACAATTGCCGTGAAGGGCTTCGCTCTAGCTCTTCAGCTAGTACTGGTAGAAGCTGTACCCTCTTTAACAGAAGTAGTCCAAGAAACATGTTCTTTTTCAGAATCAGAAAGCGCGGACGATGTTGAGGAAGGGTCTGAAAGGTCATCAAAAAAGCAAACGCTAAGCCCTGCTCACGCCCGTAACCTCAACAAGAAAACTGAG GTGTATGTGAAGAGCATAATTGATGAAGATCCAAGCCGACCATTGGATGAGAGTACGCTCGGATGGTCTGATGATGTGGAAGATGTTGGGGTTGACAATCTAGTGAAGCTTATAAATGAAGGCTATAAGTTTAGTGCCTCTATGTTTAAAGGTGGAGCCACAAAGGCTGATGTGGAGAGGATGAGAGAGGATGCAAAAGTACGAGGTAAAGAGAAGAAAAGTAGAAAAGCACCAGTGAAACCAACCGGTGTAGATGGAGGAAATTGTGAAGTTGCTGCTGTTTTGATGGATATGATAAAGCCGGATCTGGATAGGATTGATGGGAATGTGTCATCTACAATGAGAGCCGTTGATGATATGATCACAAAGATAGGAGTGTGGCATGGGGCCATAAAAACAGAGGTGGGAGAATGGATGGGAAAAATAAAAGAGGATATTCAGGGGCAGATTAGCTTGGCTCTTAAAGAAGCAGTTGGACCATCAACACATCCTCCAGGAGTTCCTATAGTCACACCAACTGCCCCGATAAATCCAGTAGGTGGAGGAAGTGTAGAGGAAGCGTTTTATCGGGATACCATCCGAAATATTATGGGGAGCATCGAACAGTACAGGACGCCTCCGCGCCAGAACATCCAGGTTCAG GAGGTCGGCGTTGTTGATGGACGTCAAGACGTTGGAGCCGAGGCCAGCGTCCCTATTGTTCCAGATAACGACGGGACTGCTCTATTAGCATCGAGCCACACTCATATGAGGAAGGATGGAGTCGATGAGATAAAG GTAACCGACAATGCGACAAAGGAACAAGCACCTGCTACTCCTAGTTTTTCACTCGGTCTCACTCAGCAGGAGAGAAGTCCTTGTAATGAGCAGTTTGGGACAGTAAGGCTAGCTGCAGATCTAAATGTTGCGCATGACGAAGGGAAGGAGGATGTGGAGGCAAATAACGTGTGTAGGAAAAGCAAGAGACAAAAAATATTTCCCACCAATTTGATGGCCGATTACGAATGCGGGCATAACATAGTGGGTCCTGGTCGTCAAGCCCCTGTGTTGCTGTTTGTGTCGTCAAACAGTGAAGATACTCTAACAAAATACCAGCAATTAGGGGAGAAGCTTCTGACCTCATT AAATTACTCCAAGTTCGCCAAGTGCAAGAACAAAGAAGGTCACGTGTTCCCAAAAGGTACATTGGATTTTCTATACAATATAAAGGATTCAATATGTATGATACGTCGGTTTTACCTGCCATTCAACTTTGACAAAAAACACTGGGTGGGAGTTTGTATTGACTGCGAGAAGTGGAAAATCTATGTCCTCGATTGCAACACGTCGATTAAGAGTGACAAGGATATTGTGAAAGACCTTACACCCATAGCGGAGGCTTTTCCGTATCTGCTCAAACAGGCGTGTGGGTCGGCCTACGAGGAGAATTTAGATCCAATGGTTATTGAGAGGGTAAAAGGAGTAGGACAAAACAAGGAAGAAAGCGTCTCCGGCATTACTGCAATGGTGCTAATGTGGAATCATTCAATTGGAGGGTTGGAGGGTTGCCGATCAGTCAATGCTGATCATGTAATCTTAGAAGCAAAGGGTGCAGCTGTGATGGCATATGAGCTCCATGAGGAGCTGAAGTGA
- the LOC111216046 gene encoding gibberellin 2-beta-dioxygenase 7-like → MASRPPFETHFSSIFGSSFPRSTSDEPTVQTSGIKLPVIDLSHLTNGEEVTRKRCVKQMVEAAKEWGFFQVVNHGIPKEVFEMMFREDKKFFDRSFNEKVREKFSDSSKHCYRWGNPNATSPTQYSFSEAFHITLAEILSFSDEGNNFRRTVAMYVQEVARVAHMICEILGNQVKVNSKYFENIFALQNSFLRLNKYHPCVFGSQVFGLVPHTDTSFITILAQDQIGGLELKKNGQWIGVKPCSEALTVNIGDMFQALSNGVYQSVRHRVIPPANVERLSIAFFICPYQETEIEFSGNPKKYRRFSFREYKEQSERDVKETGDKVGLSRFII, encoded by the exons ATGGCTTCTCGACCTCCCTTTGAGACCCATTTCTCATCCATTTTTGGAAGCTCCTTTCCGAGATCAACTAGTGATGAACCAACCGTCCAAACCTCAGGTATAAAGCTTCCGGTGATCGATCTTAGCCATCTAACTAATGGCGAGGAAGTCACGCGCAAAAGATGTGTGAAACAAATGGTTGAGGCAGCAAAAGAGTGGGGGTTCTTTCAAGTTGTGAACCATGGGATTCCCAAAGAAGTCTTTGAGATGATGTTTCGTGAAGACAAGAAATTCTTTGACCGATCCTTTAATGAAAAAGTCCGAGAAAAGTTTTCGGACTCATCAAAGCATTGTTACCGGTGGGGAAACCCTAACGCCACTTCCCCGACTCAGTACTCCTTTTCTGAAGCGTTTCACATCACTCTTGCTGAGATCTTAAGTTTTTCTGATGAGGGCAACAACTTCAG AAGAACCGTTGCAATGTATGTGCAAGAGGTAGCTCGAGTAGCACACATGATATGCGAAATACTGGGGAATCAAGTGAAAGTGAACTCGAAGTATTTCGAGAATATTTTTGCACTACAAAACAGTTTTCTAAGGCTTAACAAGTATCACCCTTGTGTTTTTGGTTCGCAAGTGTTTGGTCTGGTTCCTCATACCGATACAAGTTTCATCACCATACTCGCTCAAGATCAAATCGGAGGACTAGAATTGAAGAAAAATGGACAATGGATTGGCGTAAAACCTTGCTCGGAGGCTCTTACTGTGAACATTGGTGACATGTTTCAG GCACTGAGCAATGGAGTGTACCAGAGCGTTAGACATAGAGTGATACCTCCAGCAAACGTGGAGAGGTTGTCGATAGCATTCTTCATATGTCCCTATCAGGAAACAGAGATTGAATTCTCTGGGAATCCGAAGAAGTATAGAAGATTCAGTTTCAGAGAGTACAAAGAGCAGAGTGAACGTGATGTTAAAGAAACTGGTGATAAGGTAGGCTTGTCTAGGTTTATCATCTGA